Proteins co-encoded in one Haloarcula pelagica genomic window:
- a CDS encoding signal recognition particle protein Srp54: MVLDNLGSSLRGTLDDLRGKSRLSEEDIEDIVKEIQRSLLQADVDVGLVQELSDNIESRALDEEPPAGTTPRDWVLRIVYEELVELVGESTDLPLEEQTIMLAGLYGSGKTTTAAKMAWWFSTKGLRPAIIQTDTDRPGAYDQSKEMADRAEVDFYGDPDEDDPVEIARAGLEATQDADVRIVDTAGRDGLNQELIDQIERIEQEVNPDRNLLVLDAAMGQSAKSQAADFEASIGIDGVVITKLDGTAKGGGALAAVNETDSTIAFLGSGETVKDIERFEPSGFISRLLGMGDLKQLTERVERAMEETGEDEDDWDPEDMMEGPFTLKDMRKQMQTMNNMGPLDQVMDMIPGLGGGLMDQLPDDAMDVTQERMQDFDVIMDSMTEEELENPRVVGQSRTERIAQGAGKPKERVRELLEQHRQMEQMLKQFQGMGDGDMERMMKQMQQQGGGGGGGMGGMGGPGGPFG; the protein is encoded by the coding sequence ATGGTACTCGATAATCTCGGCAGTTCACTCAGGGGGACCTTAGACGACCTCCGGGGGAAGTCGCGGCTCTCCGAGGAGGACATCGAGGACATCGTCAAGGAGATCCAGCGCTCGCTGCTCCAGGCAGATGTCGACGTGGGCCTCGTCCAGGAGCTCTCGGACAACATCGAGAGCCGGGCGTTAGACGAGGAACCGCCGGCCGGTACGACGCCCCGCGACTGGGTCCTGCGGATCGTCTACGAGGAACTGGTCGAACTCGTCGGGGAGTCGACGGATCTCCCGCTCGAAGAACAGACCATCATGCTCGCCGGCCTCTACGGGTCGGGGAAGACGACCACCGCCGCCAAGATGGCGTGGTGGTTCTCGACGAAGGGGCTGCGACCGGCGATCATCCAGACCGACACCGACCGACCCGGCGCCTACGACCAGTCGAAGGAGATGGCCGACCGCGCCGAGGTCGACTTCTACGGCGACCCCGACGAGGACGACCCCGTCGAGATCGCCCGTGCGGGGCTGGAAGCGACCCAGGACGCCGACGTTCGGATCGTCGACACGGCCGGTCGTGACGGTCTCAATCAGGAACTCATCGACCAGATCGAGCGCATCGAGCAGGAAGTGAACCCGGACCGGAACCTGCTCGTGCTGGACGCCGCGATGGGGCAAAGCGCCAAGAGCCAGGCCGCCGACTTCGAGGCCTCCATCGGCATCGACGGCGTCGTCATCACCAAACTCGACGGGACGGCGAAAGGTGGGGGCGCGCTGGCGGCGGTCAACGAGACCGACTCGACGATCGCCTTCCTCGGGTCGGGGGAGACGGTCAAGGACATCGAGCGCTTCGAGCCCTCCGGGTTCATTTCCCGCCTGCTGGGGATGGGCGACCTGAAGCAGTTGACCGAGCGCGTCGAGCGGGCGATGGAAGAGACGGGCGAGGACGAGGACGACTGGGACCCCGAGGACATGATGGAGGGGCCGTTCACCCTCAAGGACATGCGAAAGCAGATGCAGACGATGAACAACATGGGGCCGCTGGACCAGGTGATGGACATGATCCCCGGCCTGGGCGGCGGGCTCATGGACCAGCTTCCCGACGACGCGATGGACGTGACCCAGGAGCGGATGCAGGACTTCGATGTCATCATGGACTCGATGACCGAGGAGGAGCTGGAGAACCCCCGCGTCGTCGGCCAGTCCCGGACCGAGCGCATCGCCCAGGGGGCGGGCAAGCCCAAAGAGCGGGTGCGCGAACTGCTCGAACAGCACCGCCAGATGGAGCAGATGTTGAAGCAGTTCCAGGGGATGGGCGACGGCGACATGGAACGGATGATGAAACAGATGCAACAGCAGGGCGGCGGCGGCGGTGGCGGGATGGGCGGCATGGGCGGTCCCGGCGGTCCGTTCGGGTGA
- a CDS encoding ArsR/SmtB family transcription factor, translated as MAGDCDPAAVFALLDDEYARSLLAATSHEPMTAPELSDQCEMSLSTVYRRLDQLETCGLVAAETVPDPDGDHTKTYEAQLDELLVTLEDGSFGVSLSTTSTTAEFADAFTDLWEGL; from the coding sequence GTGGCCGGTGACTGTGACCCCGCTGCCGTGTTCGCCCTCCTCGACGACGAGTACGCGCGCTCGCTGCTCGCCGCCACGAGTCACGAACCCATGACAGCACCCGAACTCAGCGACCAGTGTGAGATGTCGCTCTCGACAGTGTATCGACGGCTCGACCAGCTCGAAACCTGCGGGCTGGTCGCGGCCGAGACGGTCCCCGATCCCGACGGCGACCACACCAAGACCTACGAGGCCCAACTGGACGAACTCCTCGTCACCCTGGAAGACGGGAGCTTCGGGGTCAGCCTCTCGACGACCTCGACGACGGCGGAGTTCGCCGACGCCTTCACCGACCTCTGGGAGGGACTGTGA
- a CDS encoding AEC family transporter: MEGAVGRFAYLLGMLAVGLGARYTGLLDEHRRDRLNAVAFYVVLPSLIFVSTYDRALATLLSPELVVGVLIVVFATVGMAWVIHRRQSRADRRGVAVVQSYHSNLGYLGLPLVAATFGPDATATAGLLLGLVTLTQIPVTVWVLVTVADAEVSVLDQVRELLTNPVLIALALGVVVAWFGLGVPAAVVTPLSLAGELALPVALILVGSALDLDQSVVDPTATASVVALKLGWMPLVAWLTFSTLGVDPAVFTASVLMLGMPTAVSTFVYATELGGDAEFASVNVFATTLASVGTSFVLILMLG, translated from the coding sequence ATGGAGGGAGCTGTCGGCCGGTTCGCCTATCTCCTGGGGATGCTCGCGGTGGGCCTCGGCGCCCGCTACACCGGGCTCCTCGACGAACACCGGCGCGACCGGCTCAACGCCGTCGCCTTCTACGTCGTCCTCCCGTCGCTCATCTTCGTCTCGACGTACGACCGGGCGCTGGCGACGCTGCTGTCGCCCGAACTCGTCGTCGGCGTCCTGATCGTCGTCTTCGCCACCGTCGGGATGGCCTGGGTGATCCACCGCCGACAGAGCCGGGCCGACCGCCGCGGCGTCGCGGTCGTCCAGTCGTACCACTCGAACCTGGGCTATCTCGGGTTACCGCTCGTGGCGGCGACGTTCGGCCCCGACGCCACCGCGACCGCCGGCCTCCTGCTGGGACTGGTGACGCTCACGCAGATCCCGGTCACCGTCTGGGTGCTCGTCACCGTCGCCGACGCCGAGGTGTCGGTGCTTGACCAGGTGCGCGAACTGCTCACCAACCCCGTGCTGATCGCGCTGGCGCTTGGCGTCGTCGTCGCGTGGTTCGGTCTCGGCGTTCCCGCCGCCGTCGTGACTCCCCTCTCGCTTGCGGGCGAACTGGCGCTGCCGGTCGCGCTGATCCTCGTCGGCTCGGCGCTGGACCTCGACCAGTCGGTCGTCGACCCGACGGCGACCGCGAGCGTCGTCGCGCTCAAACTCGGCTGGATGCCCCTCGTGGCGTGGCTCACCTTCTCGACGCTGGGGGTCGACCCGGCCGTGTTCACCGCCAGCGTCCTCATGCTGGGGATGCCCACGGCCGTCTCGACGTTCGTCTACGCGACGGAACTGGGCGGGGACGCCGAGTTCGCCTCGGTGAACGTCTTCGCGACGACGCTCGCCTCGGTCGGAACGTCGTTCGTCCTCATCCTCATGCTGGGATGA
- a CDS encoding bifunctional 4-hydroxy-2-oxoglutarate aldolase/2-dehydro-3-deoxy-phosphogluconate aldolase: protein MTSKQAVQQQLVDSGVTAVLRGIPEEQMVDVATAIHEGGVTALELTADAKRCSDMIAAVDKALDDTDAVIGAGTVMDAAAARNVIEAGAEFVLAPNLNEDVIDVCNREGVVCIPGVMTPTEAAQAMEAGADILKMFPASTVGPGHIGALQGPLGDVPIMPTGGVSTENVAEYFDAGAVAVGAGSALVDYEAIENDDMDQVRESAAEFVEAVEAARE from the coding sequence ATGACGAGCAAACAGGCGGTCCAGCAGCAACTCGTAGACAGCGGCGTCACGGCCGTCCTCCGTGGTATCCCCGAAGAACAGATGGTCGACGTGGCGACGGCGATCCACGAGGGCGGAGTCACCGCGCTCGAACTCACCGCCGACGCCAAGCGGTGTTCGGACATGATCGCCGCCGTCGACAAGGCACTCGACGACACGGACGCCGTCATCGGCGCCGGCACCGTGATGGACGCCGCCGCGGCCCGCAACGTCATCGAGGCCGGCGCGGAGTTCGTCCTCGCGCCCAACCTCAACGAGGATGTCATCGATGTCTGCAACCGCGAGGGCGTCGTCTGCATTCCCGGCGTGATGACACCGACCGAGGCCGCCCAGGCGATGGAGGCCGGCGCGGACATCCTCAAGATGTTCCCTGCCTCGACCGTGGGCCCGGGCCACATCGGCGCGCTCCAGGGGCCGCTCGGCGACGTGCCGATCATGCCGACCGGCGGCGTCTCGACCGAGAACGTCGCGGAGTACTTCGACGCCGGCGCGGTCGCGGTCGGCGCCGGCTCCGCGCTGGTCGACTACGAGGCCATCGAGAACGACGACATGGACCAGGTCCGCGAGAGCGCCGCCGAGTTCGTCGAGGCCGTCGAGGCCGCCCGCGAGTAG
- a CDS encoding universal stress protein, whose amino-acid sequence MRRERTHDPDMYEIVIGIDDNENRARIQAEEVLDMPFADETVHVTLQHTFQDAGEDHDIEDVAAVQQARETLTGGGLDVSLASSTGNPADGILDTADERDADLIVVAGRKRTPTGKVLFGSVTQRVVLDTDRPVLVCSGRDT is encoded by the coding sequence ATGAGGAGGGAGCGGACCCACGATCCAGATATGTACGAGATCGTCATCGGCATCGACGACAACGAGAACCGGGCTCGCATCCAGGCCGAGGAGGTGCTCGATATGCCCTTCGCGGACGAGACGGTCCACGTGACGCTGCAACACACCTTCCAGGACGCCGGGGAGGACCACGACATCGAGGACGTGGCCGCGGTCCAGCAGGCCCGCGAGACGCTGACCGGCGGCGGGCTCGACGTGTCGCTGGCCTCGTCGACGGGCAACCCCGCCGACGGGATCCTCGATACGGCCGACGAGCGGGACGCCGACCTCATCGTCGTCGCCGGCCGCAAACGCACGCCCACCGGGAAGGTGCTGTTCGGCAGCGTCACCCAGCGGGTCGTCCTCGACACCGACCGGCCCGTGCTGGTCTGTAGCGGTCGGGACACCTGA
- a CDS encoding magnesium transporter, which produces MTVREVAVEAYREALPVLGLSAVGGLFAGVVLGGMDAELEQVAGLLVLVPALLATRGNVYGSLGARLGSALHQGLIDPRFSTGDYRVNAAVSAALANGVLVSGLAAVMTVALLAVLGRPSAPLATLVGIALIAGLVSGLLLTVAVVSVVFVGYRRGLNPDTLAGPVVTTTGDVVGIATLLLATRLVLALGGG; this is translated from the coding sequence ATGACCGTCCGCGAGGTCGCCGTCGAGGCCTACCGGGAGGCCCTACCCGTGCTCGGGCTCAGTGCCGTCGGCGGCCTCTTCGCCGGCGTCGTCCTCGGCGGGATGGACGCCGAACTGGAGCAGGTCGCCGGTCTCCTCGTGTTGGTCCCCGCACTGCTTGCGACCCGTGGCAACGTCTACGGCTCCCTGGGGGCCCGCCTGGGCTCTGCGCTCCACCAGGGGCTGATCGATCCGCGGTTCTCGACCGGCGACTACCGGGTCAACGCGGCCGTCTCGGCGGCGCTGGCAAACGGCGTCCTCGTCAGCGGGCTGGCCGCGGTGATGACCGTCGCCCTGCTGGCGGTCCTGGGCCGGCCGTCGGCGCCGCTCGCGACACTCGTCGGGATCGCCCTGATCGCCGGCCTCGTCTCCGGCCTGTTGCTCACCGTCGCGGTCGTCTCGGTCGTCTTCGTCGGCTACCGGCGGGGACTGAACCCCGACACGCTCGCGGGGCCGGTCGTGACCACCACCGGCGACGTGGTCGGTATCGCGACGCTCCTGCTTGCGACCCGGCTGGTGCTGGCGCTGGGAGGGGGCTGA
- a CDS encoding YgaP-like transmembrane domain has translation MALDRNVGGIDRLGRALLAVVLTVVALGALTSGRRTVGLLAGLGALGAGFNATTCFCGLNAALGLDTTSDGD, from the coding sequence ATGGCACTCGACCGGAACGTCGGCGGCATCGACCGCCTCGGCCGCGCACTGCTCGCAGTTGTCCTGACCGTCGTCGCGCTGGGCGCGCTCACGAGCGGGCGCCGAACCGTCGGCCTGCTGGCCGGCCTGGGCGCGCTCGGCGCCGGGTTCAATGCGACCACCTGTTTCTGTGGACTCAACGCCGCGCTCGGACTCGACACGACGAGCGACGGGGACTGA
- the surE gene encoding 5'/3'-nucleotidase SurE, producing MAEPQVLLTNDDGIDAPGLASVYEELSAVADVTVVAPMENQSGVGRTRSHRTARESHPWGYALAGTPADCVAYGLRGVETDFDLVVSGCNHGPNAGNYLVGRSGTVGACIEAAFLGTPGIAVSAYHGEDFFVSPAESYDFDRPARVTREVVVRALSETAFDSADILNVNVPVDVADPAMRLTDPHHDYDLVVDHEPAEEGGDSDASTAVGADGDTGDIALRDVVWPDTVGWENPFGTDAALDDRYPVGSDRRALVDGEISVSPLSVPASEVADPALDALVEGFNENEAARRRAGEN from the coding sequence ATGGCCGAGCCACAGGTCCTGCTGACCAACGACGACGGGATCGACGCGCCGGGGCTGGCGAGCGTCTACGAGGAACTGTCGGCGGTCGCGGATGTCACCGTCGTCGCTCCAATGGAGAACCAGAGCGGCGTCGGGCGGACCCGCAGCCACCGGACCGCCCGGGAGTCACACCCCTGGGGGTACGCGCTGGCCGGGACGCCAGCCGACTGTGTCGCCTACGGGCTCCGGGGGGTAGAGACCGACTTCGACCTGGTCGTCTCGGGCTGTAACCACGGGCCAAACGCCGGGAACTACCTCGTCGGGCGCTCTGGCACCGTCGGCGCCTGTATCGAGGCGGCCTTCCTCGGCACGCCGGGGATCGCCGTCTCGGCGTACCACGGCGAGGACTTCTTCGTCTCGCCCGCGGAGTCGTACGACTTCGACCGGCCGGCCCGCGTCACCCGCGAAGTGGTCGTCCGGGCGCTCTCGGAGACTGCCTTCGACAGCGCGGACATCCTCAACGTCAACGTCCCCGTCGACGTAGCCGATCCGGCGATGCGCCTGACCGATCCCCACCACGACTACGACCTGGTCGTCGACCACGAACCCGCCGAGGAAGGCGGGGACAGCGACGCCTCGACGGCCGTCGGCGCCGACGGCGACACCGGCGACATCGCGCTCCGGGACGTGGTCTGGCCCGACACCGTCGGCTGGGAGAACCCCTTCGGGACCGACGCCGCTCTCGACGACCGCTACCCGGTCGGGAGCGACCGCCGGGCGCTGGTCGACGGCGAGATCAGCGTCTCGCCGCTGTCGGTCCCCGCCTCGGAGGTCGCGGACCCCGCCCTGGACGCGCTGGTCGAGGGGTTCAACGAGAACGAGGCCGCCCGCCGCCGGGCCGGAGAGAACTGA
- a CDS encoding magnesium transporter, with product MLPVLIVLTAIELGSGLVLDTFETTLLQYPSLLVLVPVTIGMAGNLGSILAARLSTAVHLGLVSFSPADDRLGGNAVATVGLALTVFPLVGAGAWLVQTLLGGARLDLRTVVAVATLSGVVLAVLAVVVTTATTYAAYRFELDPDDVVIPVVTNLCDVLGVLVLFGVVRLLV from the coding sequence ATGCTCCCCGTCCTGATCGTCCTGACGGCCATCGAACTGGGGAGCGGGCTGGTGTTGGACACCTTCGAGACGACGCTGTTGCAGTACCCGTCGCTGCTCGTGTTGGTCCCGGTGACCATCGGGATGGCCGGGAACCTCGGGAGTATCCTCGCCGCCCGGCTCTCGACGGCGGTCCACCTGGGCCTGGTCTCCTTCTCGCCGGCCGACGACCGACTGGGCGGGAACGCCGTCGCCACCGTCGGACTGGCCCTGACCGTCTTCCCGCTCGTGGGTGCCGGCGCATGGCTGGTACAGACGCTGCTTGGCGGGGCGCGCCTCGACCTTCGGACCGTCGTGGCGGTCGCCACCCTCAGCGGTGTCGTCCTCGCCGTGCTGGCGGTCGTCGTCACGACGGCGACGACCTACGCCGCCTATCGGTTCGAACTCGACCCCGACGACGTGGTGATCCCCGTGGTGACGAACCTCTGTGACGTGCTGGGCGTGCTGGTCCTCTTCGGCGTCGTTCGATTACTCGTCTGA
- a CDS encoding cupin domain-containing protein codes for MAYHHLDPDALPETEDYPCDRRGLSEAAELHALHAATYTMAPGEQLPRTYHYHKQREELFYVRSGTLYVETPDGEFVVPADEVFVAEPESPHRAYNPADADEQVRVLGVGAPKTDIALPYDPDGD; via the coding sequence ATGGCCTACCACCACCTCGACCCCGACGCCCTGCCCGAGACCGAGGACTACCCCTGTGATCGGCGTGGACTCTCCGAGGCCGCCGAGTTACACGCGCTCCACGCCGCCACGTACACGATGGCGCCCGGCGAACAACTCCCGCGCACGTACCACTACCACAAGCAACGCGAGGAACTGTTCTACGTCCGCTCGGGGACGCTGTACGTCGAGACGCCCGACGGGGAGTTTGTCGTCCCCGCCGACGAGGTGTTCGTCGCCGAACCGGAGAGCCCACACCGGGCGTACAACCCCGCGGACGCCGACGAGCAGGTGCGGGTCCTGGGCGTCGGCGCTCCGAAGACGGACATCGCCCTCCCGTACGATCCCGACGGGGACTGA
- a CDS encoding YihY/virulence factor BrkB family protein, with protein MQVSRDRVRTVGLAIVHEVRTEKITFLAGSIAYHAFLSILPLLLLLLAILQQAQSVALRDSIVRIMQLVLTSQASDVIQEGLAQADTSVSLLGVAILVWGALRIFRGLDTAFSDIYETERANTFVDQLADGLLLLVTVALAIVAASVLGDLFTVEGDGPLAGLLRGAVTIVGLFLVFYPMYYIFPDADCSFVEVVPGTAFAAVGIAVAQVVFTAFKSGSAGGNLVASILVLLTWLYVVGLVILLGVVINAVLSNRSKDVDIEPVVGGVPRRRGQREAAVDRETLVAELDDLSEQLRRRGEPVRIELDGRTVTLERPQTASVDRSTAVFGLDNSVGLTLRWWPDGGDRED; from the coding sequence ATGCAGGTCAGTCGGGACCGGGTCAGAACGGTGGGGTTGGCGATCGTCCACGAGGTCAGGACCGAGAAGATCACGTTTCTCGCCGGGTCGATCGCGTATCACGCCTTCCTCTCGATCCTGCCGCTATTGTTGTTGTTGCTTGCGATCCTCCAGCAGGCACAGTCGGTCGCGCTGCGTGATTCGATCGTCCGGATCATGCAACTCGTGTTGACGAGCCAGGCCAGCGACGTGATCCAGGAGGGGCTGGCACAGGCCGACACCTCCGTGTCGCTGCTCGGGGTGGCGATCCTCGTCTGGGGTGCCCTGCGGATCTTCCGCGGGCTCGACACCGCCTTCTCGGACATCTACGAGACCGAGCGGGCCAACACCTTCGTCGACCAGCTCGCCGACGGCCTCCTCCTGCTCGTGACCGTCGCGCTGGCTATCGTCGCCGCCAGCGTCCTGGGCGATCTGTTCACGGTCGAGGGCGACGGGCCACTGGCGGGGCTGCTCCGGGGGGCCGTCACGATCGTCGGGCTCTTTCTGGTCTTCTACCCGATGTACTACATCTTCCCGGACGCCGACTGCTCGTTCGTCGAGGTGGTCCCGGGGACCGCCTTCGCGGCGGTCGGCATCGCCGTCGCACAGGTCGTGTTCACGGCGTTCAAGTCCGGGAGCGCCGGCGGGAACCTCGTCGCCAGCATCCTCGTGTTGCTCACCTGGCTCTACGTCGTCGGCCTGGTGATCCTCCTTGGCGTGGTCATCAACGCCGTCCTCTCGAACCGCTCGAAAGACGTGGACATCGAGCCCGTCGTCGGCGGGGTCCCGCGGCGCAGGGGCCAGCGCGAGGCGGCAGTCGACCGCGAGACGCTCGTGGCCGAGCTAGACGACCTCTCGGAACAGCTCCGCCGACGGGGCGAGCCCGTCCGGATCGAACTCGACGGCCGGACGGTCACGCTCGAACGGCCACAGACGGCGAGTGTCGACCGCTCGACGGCCGTCTTCGGCCTGGACAACTCCGTCGGACTGACGCTACGCTGGTGGCCAGACGGCGGTGACCGCGAGGACTGA
- the aglM gene encoding UDP-glucose 6-dehydrogenase AglM — MHVSIVGSGYVGTTVAACLADLGHEVTNVDIDEDIVAAINDGESPIHEPGLDELVADHGGDRLRATTDYGVVPETDLTMLALPTPSNDDGSIDLAYMEAGAESVGEALAAAASDTDDPHLVVTKSTVVPTTTEQRLAPAIADAGLDRGTDFLVASNPEFQREGTAVEDFLNPDKLVFGADDERSFAALRDLYAPLVAAADDEVPIVETGIAEAEMIKYANNTFLASKVSLINDIGNICKVFGVDAYEVADAIGLDDRIGAQFLRSGVGWGGSCFPKDTNAIIAAARERGYDPAVLSAAVELNDAQPGRLLALLDDHVDVAGKRVAVLGLAFKPGTDDIRNTRAVPVIEGLLDRGAEVVAYDPVATENMRDRYPDIEYADSAAAALKGASGAVVVTDWDEFAALDTEFDVMADPVVVDGRRIVEPREGITYEGLTW; from the coding sequence ATGCACGTCAGCATCGTCGGCAGCGGCTACGTCGGGACGACGGTCGCCGCTTGTCTCGCGGACCTGGGCCACGAGGTCACGAACGTCGACATCGACGAGGACATTGTCGCCGCCATCAACGACGGCGAGTCGCCGATCCACGAACCGGGTCTGGACGAGTTGGTCGCCGACCACGGCGGCGACCGCCTTCGGGCGACGACCGACTACGGCGTCGTCCCCGAGACCGACCTGACGATGCTCGCGCTCCCGACCCCCTCCAACGACGACGGCAGCATCGACCTGGCGTACATGGAAGCCGGCGCCGAGTCCGTCGGCGAAGCGTTGGCCGCCGCGGCATCCGACACCGACGACCCTCACCTCGTCGTCACGAAGTCGACGGTCGTCCCGACGACGACCGAACAGCGACTCGCGCCGGCGATCGCCGACGCCGGACTCGACCGCGGGACCGACTTCCTGGTCGCCTCGAACCCCGAGTTCCAGCGGGAGGGCACCGCCGTCGAGGACTTCCTGAACCCCGACAAACTCGTCTTCGGTGCCGACGACGAGCGTTCGTTCGCGGCCCTGCGGGACCTCTACGCGCCGCTGGTCGCGGCCGCCGACGACGAGGTCCCGATCGTCGAGACCGGCATCGCCGAGGCCGAGATGATCAAGTACGCCAACAACACCTTCCTCGCGAGCAAGGTCAGTCTGATCAACGACATCGGGAACATCTGCAAGGTGTTCGGCGTCGACGCTTACGAGGTCGCCGACGCCATCGGGCTGGACGACCGCATCGGCGCGCAGTTCCTCCGCAGCGGCGTCGGCTGGGGCGGCTCCTGTTTCCCGAAAGACACGAACGCGATCATCGCCGCGGCCCGCGAGCGCGGCTACGACCCGGCGGTCCTCTCGGCGGCCGTCGAACTGAACGACGCCCAGCCCGGCCGCCTGCTCGCCCTGCTCGACGACCACGTCGATGTCGCGGGCAAGCGCGTGGCCGTCCTCGGCCTGGCGTTCAAACCCGGGACCGACGATATCCGGAACACGCGGGCGGTCCCGGTCATCGAGGGACTGCTCGACCGCGGGGCCGAAGTGGTCGCCTACGACCCCGTCGCGACCGAGAACATGCGCGACCGCTACCCCGACATCGAGTACGCCGACTCGGCGGCGGCGGCCCTGAAGGGCGCGTCGGGCGCGGTGGTCGTCACCGACTGGGACGAGTTCGCCGCCCTCGATACGGAGTTCGATGTGATGGCCGACCCGGTCGTCGTCGACGGCCGCCGGATCGTCGAACCGCGTGAGGGAATTACCTACGAAGGGCTGACCTGGTAG